In one window of Branchiostoma floridae strain S238N-H82 chromosome 14, Bfl_VNyyK, whole genome shotgun sequence DNA:
- the LOC118430974 gene encoding uncharacterized protein LOC118430974 isoform X2 gives MARLLILLGVLLVALAAIEPTTSEDLTEDSRELEDIEQDLEQQPYDMAEDPLTRWYMMKLLALQHATSDSTSMPEKRRSKKLRLNKCMYWKGHHCMF, from the exons ATGGCAAGACTCCTGATCCTTCTCGGTGTCCTGTTGGTGGCTCTGGCGGCGATCGAGCCGACGACGTCCGAGGACCTCACCGAAGACAGCCGAGAGTTGGAGGACATAGAACAGGATCTAGAACAG CAGCCCTACGATATGGCTGAAGACCCGCTTACAAGGTGGTATATGATGAAGCTCCTGGCGCTGCAGCATGCCACCTCCGACTCCACTAGCATGCCTGAGAAGAGAAGAAGCAAGAAGCTCCGCCTCAACAAATGCATGTACTGGAAGGGGCACCACTGCATGTTCTAA
- the LOC118430974 gene encoding uncharacterized protein LOC118430974 isoform X3, producing MARLLILLGVLLVALAAIEPTTSEDLTEDSRELEDIEQDLEQPYDMAEDPLTRWYMMKLLALQHATSDSTSMPEKRRSKKLRLNKCMYWKGHHCMF from the exons ATGGCAAGACTCCTGATCCTTCTCGGTGTCCTGTTGGTGGCTCTGGCGGCGATCGAGCCGACGACGTCCGAGGACCTCACCGAAGACAGCCGAGAGTTGGAGGACATAGAACAGGATCTAGAACAG CCCTACGATATGGCTGAAGACCCGCTTACAAGGTGGTATATGATGAAGCTCCTGGCGCTGCAGCATGCCACCTCCGACTCCACTAGCATGCCTGAGAAGAGAAGAAGCAAGAAGCTCCGCCTCAACAAATGCATGTACTGGAAGGGGCACCACTGCATGTTCTAA
- the LOC118430974 gene encoding uncharacterized protein LOC118430974 isoform X1, which translates to MARLLILLGVLLVALAAIEPTTSEDLTEDSRELEDIEQDLEQTEFQVSLLKKQLLRKLVEAYAKGQDLSPQEQRQLELLPPGDKRGMIRRAKGCARFYWKMPATAMSC; encoded by the exons ATGGCAAGACTCCTGATCCTTCTCGGTGTCCTGTTGGTGGCTCTGGCGGCGATCGAGCCGACGACGTCCGAGGACCTCACCGAAGACAGCCGAGAGTTGGAGGACATAGAACAGGATCTAGAACAG ACCGAATTCCAGGTGAGCCTTCTGAAGAAGCAGCTGCTGAGGAAGCTGGTGGAGGCTTACGCCAAGGGCCAGGACCTGTCCCCACAGGAGCAGCGGCAGCTCGAGCTCCTGCCCCCGGGAGACAAGCGCGGGATGATCAGGAGAGCCAAGGGCTGCGCCAGGTTCTACTGGAAGATGCCGGCAACGGCCATGAGCTGCTGA